In Gammaproteobacteria bacterium, the DNA window CAATAGGATAGTCCGCCAAAATCTCCGCGACCATGTGCGGTGAACGGGCTTCATATTCGTCATAAGGAATGGTCAGCACCGGCACACGGCTGAAGTATAGCTGCCCTTCGAAATCCGTTGGCACGAATTCCTCGTTGTCCATGGTCATAGCCACCGAGTAGGGACCGTGACTGTGCAGGATCGAGCAGGCGTCGGGATTCGCCTGGTAAACCGCCTGATGCAGGCGGGCATCCAGCGATGCGCCCTTGCCGATCGCGCCATCAAGGCGGCATTCAACCAGGTCGCCACTGCTGAGAGTGTCGGCGCAGCAACCGGTGGGGGTGACCCAGAAAAGGTCGCCGTCCCGGATCGAGGCGTTGCCGCTGTGGGAGTCGTTAAGACCATACTGGCGCAGCCAGTGGTAGTGTCGAACCAGGTCGTCTTTGCTGTTCATAGGGTTCGGAAGAGAGTGTCCATTCTTTTGTCGGGAAAAATGATTAACGCGGTTAATGCTATAGGCGAGGAAGGACCCGCCAAAAGGAATTATGATAACAGGATGACAGGGAAAGGTGGGGTATACCTCGGCTACTCACCACTTGCCGTAAAAAATACCGTGGCCAATTTATCAAAGTTCCTTGTAATCCATCTGTTTAGAATGTACTCGTTCGACCTTGGTCCGAGTCGATCGGTTACCTGACAAGATCACGGTTAGCGCGATCATCATGAAACATTGCTGGAGGCCCTATGCTTGTCACTCAACCGGAAAGCAAGCAGCGTCAGGCCAGCGGTCCTCGCATCGGGCTGGCCATCGCCGGCGGCGGACCGGTGGGGCTGGTCTATGAAATTGGCGCATTGCGCGCGCTGGATGAGGCGCTGGAGGGCATTGATTTTAATAACCTGGACGTTTATGTCGGGGTCAGCGCCGGCGCCGTGATCGCGGCCCTGCTGGCCAATAAACTCAAGACGGGCCAGATGTGCCATATTTTCATCAGCAACGAATCGGAAGAGCATCCGCTTGATCCCCGGATTTTTCTGACGCCGGCCTTTGGCGAGTACTGGCGGCGATTGGCGTCCATACCCGGATTAGTGTGGGAATCGTGCTGGCATTATTTCAAAAATCCCATGGACTTGAATTTCTTGCAGTCGCTAACCCGGTTAGGGCGAGCGCTGCCGTCGGGTTTCTTCGATAATGAACCCATTCATCATTATCTGACCCGGTTATGGAATACGCCTGGCTGCACCAATGATTTCCGTCAACTAGCGAATAAACTCTACATTGTGGCGGTGGATTTGGATACTGGCGAATCGGTGAAATTCGGTGCGCCCGGCTACGATCAGGCGCCGATTTCCCGGGCGGTGCAAGCCAGCAGCGCGTTGCCGGGACTGTATCCACCAGTGGAAATTGATGGCCGCTATTTCGTCGATGGCGCATTGCTCAAGACCATGCATGCTTCAGTGGCGCTGCAGGAAGATCTGGATTTATTGTTCTGCCTGAATCCACTGGTGCCGTTCGATGCCCGACTGGCTGTTGCCGCTGGCCGACCTACCCAGGTCGGACGACTCGTGGAAGGGGGGTTGCCCGCAGTATTGTCTCAGACCTTCCGGGCGCTGATCCATTCGCGCCTGAAAGTCGGGATGCGTCAATACGATAGCGAATATGAACATTCGGATATCGTCCTGTTCGAGCCGAATCGCGACGATCCCAAGATGTTCTTTACCAACGTCTTCAGTTTCTCGGGCCGGCGCTGGGTCTGCGAACACGCTTATCAGACTACCCGTCAGAATTTAATCAATCGCCGGGAAGCGCTGGAACCCATCCTGGCCCGGCATGGCATCCGGATGCGCATGGACGTATTGGAAGACCCCGATCGATGCTACTACAGTAGTCTGCGCAATCAGCGAGGTTTGGCGGCGCCCGCGGAATATCGCGGCCCGATCGTGAGTCACTTGCACTCGGCGCTGGACCAGTTGGAAGAGATGGTGGCGCAGCAAGACAGGATCAACTCAGGTACTCCCGGCTGATCTGCCTTAGTAATTCGCGGGCTTCGCCTTGCAAAAAGGGCGCAACCAGTGACAGCACCTGATAAACGCCCATTGCCAGATGGTCGCTTTCGTTGCTCTGGCCTGCGACCGGGGCGCTGATGCGCTGGAAATTCAGCCAGTAGGTGGCAATCACGGCAATATTGCGGGACAGTGCGGCAATATCCTCGCTGGAGGCGTCCATAACGCCGGCCTCGATCAAACCCTTGCAGATCGTGGCGGCGGTGCTGACCTTGCGCCCCAGAATGCGCCGGAAGTGAGTGCGCAGTTTCTTATTGCGGCTGAGCAGATTGTCGAGGTCGCGGTAGAAAAACCGATATTCCCAGATATTCTCGAACACCAGGTGCAGGTAAAGCCACATATCTTCCATATCGGGCACGCGCCGTTTCGGAACTTGTAGGACTGCGCCCATCCGCCGCTCGAACTGTTCAAACAGCAGCCAGATGATGTCATCCTTGTTGCGAAAGTGGTAGTACAAGTTACCGGGGCTGATATCCAATTCATCGGCAATATGGTTAGTCGTGATGCGTGGTTCGCCATATTCATTGAAGAGTTGCAAACTGGTTTGCAAAATGCGATCACGGGTTTTCATAGGGACTAGCGCAGGTTCAGAAGAAGACATCGGATGACGGATATCGTGAGTGAAGTGAGTGAAATTACCATCCATTGTGGTTGAATGCGAACAGTTGTCCAGAGTGGCGTCACCCAGGAAAATACGACAGCGTGAGGAGAAGAAAATGGAAAAAATCTGGCTGAAAGAATATCCGCCGGGCGTACCCGCGGACATTGATCTAAATGAGTTTGCTTCGCTCAAGGACATTCTGGAAAAGAGTTGTCAGCGCTTTGCCGATCTGCCGGCCTATTCCAATATGGGGGTAACCCTGCGTTATCAGGATATTGATCGCCTGAGTCGTGATTTTGGCGCCTGGCTACAGGGCCTGGGATTGGGCAAGGGCGAACGGGTCGCCATTATGATGCCCAATACCCTGCAATACCCGGTCGCGCTCTTTGGGACGTTACGGGCGGGGTTGACGGTAGTGAACGTCAATCCGCTCTACACCGCGCGCGAGCTGGAGCATCAACTCAAGGACTCCGGGGCCAGCGTTATCGTTATCATCGAAAACTTCGCTCACACCTTGCAGGAAGTGCTGGATAAAACGCCGCTCAAGACTGTGGTAACCACGCAGTTGGGCGATCTGTTCCCATTCCCCAAACGGCCGCTGGTTAATTTTGTGGTCAAGCAAGTCAAGAAAATGGTCCCGCCCTGGCGCATTCCCGGCGCGATTCCGTTTCAACGGACCCTGACGGAAGGCGCGAAACGATCTTTGACTGATGTGCCGCTGACCCATGACGATCTGGCCTTCCTGCAATACACTGGCGGCACTACCGGCGTGTCCAAGGGCGCGATGCTGACTCACGGCAACATGGTAGCGAATCTGCAACAGGCTTCCGCCTGGTTAAAGCCCTTTTCCAAACCCACGGAAGAGACGATTATTACCGCCCTGCCGCTCTATCATATCTTCTCGCTGACGGCTAATTGCCTGACGTTTATGAAAGTCGGCGGCCATAATATCCTGATCACCAATCCCCGCGACATGCCAGGCTTCGTCAAGGAGTTAAGTCGCACAAAATTTACGGTGATGACCGGAGTCAACACGCTGTTCAATGGTCTGCTGCACACCCCGGGTTTTGAGCAACTGGATTTCAGCTCCTTCAAAATCGCCCTGGGCGGCGGCATGGCGGTGCAACGGGCGGTGGCGGAAAACTGGAAGAAAGTGACCGGCA includes these proteins:
- a CDS encoding TetR/AcrR family transcriptional regulator: MKTRDRILQTSLQLFNEYGEPRITTNHIADELDISPGNLYYHFRNKDDIIWLLFEQFERRMGAVLQVPKRRVPDMEDMWLYLHLVFENIWEYRFFYRDLDNLLSRNKKLRTHFRRILGRKVSTAATICKGLIEAGVMDASSEDIAALSRNIAVIATYWLNFQRISAPVAGQSNESDHLAMGVYQVLSLVAPFLQGEARELLRQISREYLS
- a CDS encoding class II aldolase/adducin family protein — encoded protein: MNSKDDLVRHYHWLRQYGLNDSHSGNASIRDGDLFWVTPTGCCADTLSSGDLVECRLDGAIGKGASLDARLHQAVYQANPDACSILHSHGPYSVAMTMDNEEFVPTDFEGQLYFSRVPVLTIPYDEYEARSPHMVAEILADYPIAVVRGHGVYACANSLNLAYKWTCSLELSAKTAFIAQQAGKI
- a CDS encoding patatin-like phospholipase family protein yields the protein MLVTQPESKQRQASGPRIGLAIAGGGPVGLVYEIGALRALDEALEGIDFNNLDVYVGVSAGAVIAALLANKLKTGQMCHIFISNESEEHPLDPRIFLTPAFGEYWRRLASIPGLVWESCWHYFKNPMDLNFLQSLTRLGRALPSGFFDNEPIHHYLTRLWNTPGCTNDFRQLANKLYIVAVDLDTGESVKFGAPGYDQAPISRAVQASSALPGLYPPVEIDGRYFVDGALLKTMHASVALQEDLDLLFCLNPLVPFDARLAVAAGRPTQVGRLVEGGLPAVLSQTFRALIHSRLKVGMRQYDSEYEHSDIVLFEPNRDDPKMFFTNVFSFSGRRWVCEHAYQTTRQNLINRREALEPILARHGIRMRMDVLEDPDRCYYSSLRNQRGLAAPAEYRGPIVSHLHSALDQLEEMVAQQDRINSGTPG
- a CDS encoding long-chain-fatty-acid--CoA ligase, producing the protein MEKIWLKEYPPGVPADIDLNEFASLKDILEKSCQRFADLPAYSNMGVTLRYQDIDRLSRDFGAWLQGLGLGKGERVAIMMPNTLQYPVALFGTLRAGLTVVNVNPLYTARELEHQLKDSGASVIVIIENFAHTLQEVLDKTPLKTVVTTQLGDLFPFPKRPLVNFVVKQVKKMVPPWRIPGAIPFQRTLTEGAKRSLTDVPLTHDDLAFLQYTGGTTGVSKGAMLTHGNMVANLQQASAWLKPFSKPTEETIITALPLYHIFSLTANCLTFMKVGGHNILITNPRDMPGFVKELSRTKFTVMTGVNTLFNGLLHTPGFEQLDFSSFKIALGGGMAVQRAVAENWKKVTGTPLIEAYGLTETSPAACINPLTLPAYNGSIGLPIPSTELSIRDEEDQELGIGQDQVGEICLRGPQVMRGYWQRPEETAKVMTSDGFLRTGDIGYVDERGYVRIVDRKKDMILVSGFNVYPNEIEDIVMLHPGVVEAAAVGVPDEKSGETVKIVVIRKDPALTADLLIEHCRRHLTNYKAPRHVEFRDELPKSNVGKILRRLLREEH